In one Alphaproteobacteria bacterium SS10 genomic region, the following are encoded:
- a CDS encoding DNA polymerase III subunit chi, giving the protein MVGSESAEIRFYHLQRMPLEKALTMILRRVVERDQRAVVVGSDVAKLEMLDTHLWTSPPEAFIAHGRAGDPAMAGFEEHQAVWLDEQPSTPNKPQVLLQIDGAESDLGTVSGIEICCDLFDGNDDAAVAAARDRWKRYRDGGYRLTYWQETEQGGWAEKASHPPKDAAG; this is encoded by the coding sequence ATGGTCGGTTCTGAATCTGCCGAAATCCGCTTTTACCATCTGCAACGCATGCCGTTGGAGAAGGCGCTGACCATGATCCTTCGCCGGGTGGTGGAGCGTGATCAGCGGGCGGTGGTGGTCGGCAGTGATGTGGCCAAGCTTGAGATGCTGGACACCCATCTCTGGACCTCACCACCAGAGGCATTCATTGCCCATGGCCGGGCCGGTGATCCGGCGATGGCAGGTTTTGAGGAGCATCAGGCCGTCTGGCTGGATGAGCAGCCCTCAACCCCAAACAAGCCACAAGTCTTGCTGCAGATTGATGGCGCTGAGTCTGACCTAGGCACCGTTTCGGGGATTGAGATTTGCTGTGATCTGTTTGATGGCAACGATGATGCGGCCGTCGCAGCCGCCCGTGATCGGTGGAAGCGATACCGCGACGGTGGATACCGCCTGACCTATTGGCAGGAGACCGAGCAGGGCGGCTGGGCCGAGAAGGCATCGCACCCACCAAAGGATGCCGCAGGCTAG
- the ndk gene encoding nucleoside-diphosphate kinase: MAVERTLSIIKPDATKRNLTGQINSRFEAAGLRIVAQKRIQLSKAVAEGFYAVHSERPFFNDLVSFMVSGPVVVQVLEGEGAIAKNREIMGATNPAEAADGTIRKDFAESIEANSVHGSDAPETAAEEIAYFFAGTEITG, from the coding sequence ATGGCGGTTGAACGCACATTGTCGATCATCAAACCCGATGCCACCAAGCGTAACCTGACCGGCCAAATCAACAGCCGGTTCGAAGCTGCTGGCCTCCGCATCGTCGCCCAAAAGCGTATTCAATTGAGCAAGGCCGTCGCTGAAGGTTTCTACGCCGTTCACAGCGAGCGTCCGTTCTTCAACGACCTGGTCAGCTTTATGGTTTCCGGTCCGGTTGTGGTTCAGGTTCTCGAAGGTGAAGGCGCAATCGCCAAAAACCGAGAGATCATGGGCGCCACCAACCCGGCTGAAGCTGCTGACGGCACCATCCGTAAGGATTTCGCTGAGAGCATTGAAGCCAACTCTGTGCACGGTTCCGATGCACCAGAGACCGCTGCTGAAGAAATTGCATACTTCTTCGCAGGCACCGAGATTACGGGCTAA
- a CDS encoding aa3-type cytochrome c oxidase subunit IV: MASNEPRTASPEQVERAQELWGGFTKAATICTAVIIAILVLMAAFLL, from the coding sequence ATGGCGTCGAACGAACCACGCACCGCAAGCCCAGAGCAAGTTGAGCGCGCACAAGAGCTTTGGGGTGGCTTCACCAAGGCCGCCACCATCTGCACGGCAGTAATCATTGCAATTCTCGTGCTGATGGCCGCCTTCCTGCTCTAA